One segment of Pleomorphomonas sp. PLEO DNA contains the following:
- a CDS encoding ABC transporter ATP-binding protein: MSAGLKLKQVKKAYGAVQVLHGIDLDIKSGEFLVFVGPSGCGKSTLLRLIAGLEDITEGTLEIGGTVVNALPPSKRGIAMVFQSYALYPHMTVYENMAFGLKLAKTSPSEQEKRVREAADMLQITPYLDRLPKQLSGGQRQRVAIGRAIVRDPKVFLFDEPLSNLDAALRVATRLEIAKLHERMADTTMIYVTHDQVEAMTLADRIVVLNYGVVEQVGTPMELYHTPDNLFVARFIGSPAMNIVSATITSAGTPATVQPETGNPVIVNASVPATYVDAKATFGVRPEDLVPTDGPGLFTGKVSIVEKLGEVTLVYLDTGLPEPITVKIDGDVDIAKGATLTVTAPAERLHLFDENGMAFPRMGLARAAE; this comes from the coding sequence ATGTCAGCCGGACTGAAGCTCAAGCAAGTCAAGAAGGCCTATGGCGCGGTGCAGGTTCTGCACGGCATCGATCTCGACATCAAGTCCGGCGAGTTCCTTGTCTTTGTCGGCCCCTCCGGCTGCGGCAAATCAACGCTTCTGCGACTGATCGCCGGGCTGGAGGACATCACCGAGGGCACACTCGAGATCGGCGGCACCGTCGTCAATGCGCTGCCGCCGTCCAAGCGCGGTATTGCCATGGTGTTCCAGAGCTACGCGCTCTATCCGCACATGACCGTCTATGAAAACATGGCCTTCGGCCTGAAGCTTGCCAAGACATCGCCAAGCGAGCAGGAAAAGCGTGTCCGAGAAGCGGCGGACATGCTGCAGATCACGCCCTATCTCGACCGCCTTCCCAAGCAGCTTTCCGGTGGCCAGCGGCAGCGGGTCGCCATCGGCCGGGCTATCGTCCGCGATCCCAAGGTGTTCCTGTTCGACGAGCCCCTGTCCAACCTCGACGCGGCACTGCGCGTCGCCACGCGCCTTGAGATCGCCAAGCTGCACGAACGCATGGCCGACACCACGATGATCTACGTGACCCACGATCAAGTGGAAGCGATGACCCTCGCCGACCGCATCGTTGTTCTGAATTATGGCGTGGTCGAACAGGTCGGCACGCCGATGGAGCTGTACCACACGCCGGACAACCTCTTTGTTGCCCGCTTTATTGGTTCACCAGCGATGAATATCGTTTCGGCAACCATCACCAGCGCTGGCACGCCGGCAACGGTGCAGCCGGAAACAGGCAATCCGGTCATTGTCAACGCCTCGGTCCCCGCCACCTATGTCGATGCCAAAGCGACCTTCGGCGTGCGCCCGGAGGATCTCGTACCGACCGATGGGCCGGGACTGTTCACCGGCAAGGTATCAATCGTCGAAAAGCTCGGCGAGGTCACGCTGGTCTACCTCGACACCGGCCTTCCCGAACCGATCACGGTCAAGATCGATGGCGATGTGGATATTGCCAAGGGGGCAACGCTGACCGTGACGGCGCCGGCCGAGCGGCTGCATCTCTTCGACGAAAATGGCATGGCCTTCCCACGCATGGGACTTGCCCGCGCCGCCGAGTGA
- a CDS encoding transporter — translation MLNTEIPGFVWAYRFDAVTGVGHPLPPTTPREDLIVDEGFVWLHLALSDARVPKFLEGFADLPDEAQATLTDRDNHVVLASDDGVLHGVFTDIERAFDYETNDIGWFRFAASERLIVTARLHPLRCVEAARLAVDRGFAIHGTVGVFAAVVTEFEKVIDTLILEMGDELDRIEDYVFETAPRDERRRLGPVRRTVVRLNRQLRASVALFRRYQRWDERDPLPTGTVEMAETLADLLGSASQEMQGLQDRARLLHEEIDSKISSETNRHLYILSIMTAFLLPPTLVTGFFGMNTGGLPFAGEHFGTLVAFFLGGASIWGAWWFLKKVGIL, via the coding sequence TTGCTCAACACTGAGATTCCTGGCTTCGTCTGGGCCTATCGTTTTGACGCCGTGACCGGCGTCGGCCATCCCTTGCCGCCAACCACGCCGCGTGAGGATCTGATCGTCGACGAGGGCTTCGTCTGGCTGCATCTGGCCCTCAGCGATGCGCGCGTGCCAAAGTTTCTCGAAGGCTTTGCCGATCTTCCCGACGAGGCACAGGCAACGCTGACCGACCGCGATAATCATGTGGTGCTTGCGTCCGACGACGGTGTGCTGCACGGCGTATTCACGGATATCGAACGCGCTTTCGATTACGAGACCAATGATATCGGTTGGTTTCGCTTCGCGGCGTCCGAACGGTTGATTGTCACGGCCAGGCTGCATCCTCTGCGCTGCGTGGAAGCGGCCCGGCTTGCCGTCGACCGTGGATTTGCCATTCATGGAACGGTCGGGGTGTTTGCCGCGGTCGTGACCGAGTTTGAGAAGGTGATCGACACTCTCATTCTCGAGATGGGCGACGAACTCGATCGTATCGAGGATTACGTGTTCGAGACGGCGCCGCGCGACGAGCGCCGCCGCCTCGGCCCGGTTCGGCGCACCGTTGTGCGGTTGAACCGCCAACTCAGGGCCTCAGTCGCTCTGTTCCGCCGCTATCAGCGGTGGGATGAGCGGGATCCGCTGCCGACTGGCACGGTAGAGATGGCCGAAACACTCGCCGATCTGCTCGGTTCGGCATCGCAGGAAATGCAGGGGCTGCAGGATCGAGCCCGCCTGCTGCATGAAGAAATCGACTCCAAAATCTCGTCGGAAACCAACCGCCATCTCTACATACTGTCGATCATGACGGCCTTCCTGCTGCCGCCGACGCTGGTGACCGGCTTCTTCGGCATGAACACCGGCGGATTGCCTTTTGCCGGCGAGCACTTCGGTACGTTGGTCGCGTTTTTTCTTGGTGGGGCGTCCATCTGGGGCGCCTGGTGGTTCCTGAAGAAGGTCGGCATTCTCTGA
- a CDS encoding RidA family protein: MAITRIEPGKRMSNAVVHNKTVYLAGQIGSPKGDVKSQAAEALAEVDRLLAVAGTDKTRILQAIVWLADMADFAAMNEVWEAWVAPGNTPARATGEAKLAAPEYKVEFIITAALPD; encoded by the coding sequence ATGGCGATCACTCGCATCGAGCCCGGCAAGCGCATGAGCAACGCCGTCGTCCACAACAAGACCGTCTATCTCGCTGGCCAGATCGGCTCGCCAAAGGGCGACGTCAAATCGCAGGCCGCCGAGGCGCTCGCCGAGGTCGACCGCCTGCTCGCCGTTGCCGGTACTGACAAGACGCGCATACTGCAGGCCATCGTCTGGCTCGCCGACATGGCCGACTTCGCTGCCATGAACGAAGTGTGGGAAGCTTGGGTCGCTCCCGGCAACACTCCGGCTCGCGCCACCGGTGAGGCCAAGCTGGCCGCGCCGGAATATAAGGTCGAGTTCATCATCACCGCCGCCCTTCCGGATTGA
- a CDS encoding YdcF family protein, with protein MSFFGPYGPLDTDDIVALNAVAHFLALDDLSDKGLHNTPVFDLVVLAGNALLWTLEGAVKKARTTGAPLLISGGIGHSTPLLAAAVDAHPVYRKALAGQTSEARLLGDIAAMFLGLDQSRLLLEDASTNCGENGLFSRRFLDSIGFAPTSMLLVQDPLMQRRTDASFRQAWADAACPAITNWPVQVPRVGYRNNRIDFLQSPNSRKWTPERFLSLLAGEIQRLTDDQNGYGPRGKGFLPHVDIPDDVEAAWRHIMRSGKFDSSALRRTPGG; from the coding sequence ATGTCCTTCTTCGGTCCCTACGGTCCGCTCGACACCGACGATATCGTGGCGCTCAACGCCGTCGCCCACTTTCTGGCGCTCGACGACCTCAGCGACAAGGGCCTGCACAATACGCCCGTATTCGATCTTGTCGTGTTAGCCGGTAACGCGCTGCTGTGGACGCTGGAGGGCGCGGTGAAGAAGGCCAGGACAACCGGTGCGCCACTGTTGATTTCCGGCGGTATTGGTCATTCGACCCCGCTGCTGGCCGCAGCCGTCGACGCCCACCCGGTTTACCGCAAGGCGCTGGCCGGCCAAACATCCGAAGCCCGCCTGCTCGGCGACATCGCTGCGATGTTCCTCGGCCTCGATCAGTCGCGGTTGCTGCTGGAGGATGCCTCGACAAATTGCGGTGAGAACGGCCTTTTCAGCCGACGCTTTCTCGACAGCATCGGCTTTGCACCGACGTCGATGCTGCTCGTGCAGGATCCGCTGATGCAACGGCGCACCGACGCCTCGTTCCGACAGGCCTGGGCGGATGCGGCATGTCCGGCAATCACCAACTGGCCAGTGCAGGTGCCGCGCGTCGGTTACCGCAACAATCGAATCGACTTTCTCCAGAGCCCGAATAGCCGCAAGTGGACGCCGGAGCGCTTCCTTTCACTGCTGGCTGGGGAAATCCAACGTCTTACCGACGACCAAAACGGCTATGGGCCGCGCGGCAAGGGCTTCCTGCCGCACGTCGACATCCCTGACGACGTGGAAGCCGCGTGGCGCCACATCATGCGATCGGGCAAGTTCGACTCCTCAGCGCTTAGGCGTACGCCTGGCGGTTAG
- a CDS encoding MFS transporter: MTDVTVDPTKSPLSTSMTKEERRVIFASSLGTVFEWYDFYLYGSLSAVIAAQFFSGVNPTAGFIFALLAFAAGFAVRPFGALVFGRLGDMIGRKYTFLVTILIMGASTFIVGILPNYAAIGMVAPVILILLRLLQGLALGGEYGGAATYVAEHSPDHRRGAYTSWIQTTATLGLFMSLLVILGCRAAMSADDFNAWGWRIPFLVSILLLAISVWIRMKLSESPAFQRMQSEGKTSKAPLTEAFGRWKNLKVVLLALFGLVAGQAVVWYTGQFYALFFLTQTLKVEAQTANLLIAASLLIATPFFVIFGSLSDRIGRKPIIMLGLLLACLTYFPIFKGITHYANPALEQAVASSPVTVVADPNECSFQFNPVGTSKFTTSCDVAKAALVKAGVPYENETAAAGTPATVKIGATAVAFGTAAGADGSTPAQVFTKSLTDAITAAGYPAKADPARINLVMVTLLLFVLVLYVTMVYGPIAAILVEMFPTRIRYSSMSLPYHIGNGWFGGFLPTTAFAMVAATGDIYYGLWYPIVVAAITLVIGMLFVRETKDNDIHADY, translated from the coding sequence ATGACAGATGTCACCGTCGACCCGACGAAGTCACCCTTATCAACATCGATGACTAAGGAGGAGCGGCGCGTCATCTTCGCCTCGTCGCTCGGCACCGTTTTTGAGTGGTATGACTTCTATCTTTATGGTTCCCTGTCGGCGGTTATCGCCGCCCAATTCTTTTCCGGCGTCAATCCGACGGCCGGCTTCATCTTCGCCCTGCTCGCCTTTGCCGCCGGCTTTGCAGTGCGACCATTTGGCGCCCTGGTATTCGGCCGGCTCGGCGACATGATCGGTCGCAAGTACACCTTCCTCGTCACTATCCTGATCATGGGGGCGTCGACCTTCATTGTCGGCATTCTTCCCAATTATGCCGCCATCGGCATGGTTGCGCCGGTAATCTTGATCCTGCTGCGCCTCCTGCAGGGCCTGGCGCTTGGTGGCGAATATGGCGGCGCGGCAACTTATGTCGCCGAACACTCGCCCGATCATCGCCGCGGCGCCTATACCTCATGGATCCAGACGACGGCGACGCTCGGCCTGTTCATGTCGCTTCTGGTCATCCTCGGCTGTCGCGCGGCGATGTCCGCTGACGACTTCAACGCCTGGGGCTGGCGCATTCCCTTCTTGGTGTCGATCCTGCTGTTGGCGATCTCCGTCTGGATCCGCATGAAGCTCAGCGAAAGCCCTGCCTTCCAACGCATGCAGTCCGAGGGCAAAACCTCCAAGGCGCCGCTCACCGAGGCTTTCGGTCGCTGGAAGAACCTCAAGGTCGTTCTGCTTGCCCTGTTCGGTCTCGTCGCCGGTCAGGCGGTGGTCTGGTACACAGGCCAATTCTACGCACTGTTCTTCCTGACCCAAACGCTGAAAGTAGAGGCCCAGACCGCCAATCTCCTGATCGCCGCCTCTTTGCTGATTGCCACACCCTTCTTCGTGATCTTCGGCTCGTTGTCGGACAGGATCGGCCGCAAGCCGATCATCATGTTGGGTCTGCTACTTGCCTGCCTCACCTATTTCCCGATTTTCAAGGGTATCACCCACTATGCCAACCCGGCGCTCGAGCAGGCCGTCGCCAGTTCTCCGGTAACCGTCGTCGCCGATCCGAACGAGTGCTCATTCCAGTTCAACCCGGTGGGTACATCGAAATTCACCACCTCCTGCGACGTCGCTAAAGCGGCTCTGGTCAAGGCTGGCGTGCCTTATGAGAACGAGACGGCGGCGGCCGGTACGCCAGCGACCGTGAAGATCGGCGCCACCGCGGTCGCTTTCGGAACCGCGGCCGGTGCCGACGGCTCGACGCCGGCACAGGTGTTCACTAAGTCGCTGACCGACGCCATCACCGCCGCCGGCTACCCGGCCAAAGCCGATCCGGCGCGGATCAACCTCGTCATGGTGACGCTGCTGCTTTTCGTGCTGGTGCTCTACGTGACCATGGTCTACGGGCCGATCGCCGCGATCCTGGTGGAGATGTTCCCAACGCGCATCCGCTACAGCTCGATGTCGCTGCCCTACCACATCGGTAACGGTTGGTTCGGCGGCTTCTTGCCGACCACCGCCTTCGCCATGGTGGCGGCCACCGGCGATATCTACTACGGCCTCTGGTACCCAATCGTCGTGGCAGCGATCACGCTGGTGATCGGCATGCTGTTCGTCCGGGAGACCAAGGACAACGACATCCACGCCGATTACTGA
- a CDS encoding thiamine pyrophosphate-binding protein has product MSPSISSRTGGQILIDQLVKQGVERLTCVPGESYLAALDALHGSPIDVLVCRNEAGATMMAEAYGKLTGKPGICFVTRAPGATNAAPGLHIAEHDSTPLILFVGQAERGMLERGCFQEMDYKAVFGSIAKWVVEIDDPQRIPELVARAFRVAMQGRPGPVVVSLPEDMLTETAEVADAPVVEPVEIWPGLADLARLQKLIWEAKRPLVVLGGSRWSERARREVIRFAERFDLPVVTSFRRASLFPADHPNYAGDLGLGPNPKLAARIREADVLLVIGGRLSESPSSSYTLLDIPQPKQTLIHVYPDPEEIGRVYQPALGIVASPHAFASALSTVHPPVEIRWSAETKTARADFLAWTDKPTVLPGEFQYGEAMVWLREHLPPDTIIANGAGNYAIWVHRYWRYRSFTGQLAPTSGSVGYSVPAGVMAKRQFPERPVVVFAGDGCFLMNGQEFATAVQYDIPVVVIVVDNAMYGTIRMHQEREYPGRVSATSLKNPDFAALARAYGGHGETVRTTAEFAPAFERAMASGKPAIVHCFLDPQAVTPAKTLDQFAGRA; this is encoded by the coding sequence TTGTCCCCCTCTATCTCCTCCCGCACCGGCGGCCAGATCTTGATCGATCAACTCGTCAAGCAAGGCGTCGAGCGGCTCACTTGCGTACCCGGCGAATCCTACCTCGCCGCTCTCGATGCACTGCACGGCAGTCCGATCGACGTTCTGGTTTGCCGCAATGAGGCCGGAGCCACCATGATGGCCGAGGCCTATGGCAAGCTCACCGGTAAGCCCGGCATCTGCTTTGTGACGCGGGCGCCAGGCGCCACCAACGCCGCGCCGGGGCTGCACATTGCCGAGCATGACTCGACACCGCTGATCCTGTTTGTCGGTCAGGCCGAGCGCGGCATGTTGGAACGCGGTTGTTTCCAGGAGATGGACTACAAGGCGGTGTTTGGCTCCATCGCCAAGTGGGTTGTGGAAATCGACGACCCCCAGCGCATCCCCGAGCTTGTCGCCCGCGCCTTCCGCGTTGCCATGCAGGGCCGTCCGGGACCGGTGGTGGTGTCATTACCCGAGGACATGCTGACCGAGACCGCCGAGGTCGCCGACGCGCCAGTCGTCGAACCGGTCGAGATATGGCCAGGCCTTGCCGACCTTGCCCGGTTGCAGAAGCTTATCTGGGAGGCAAAGCGACCGTTGGTCGTCCTCGGCGGGTCACGTTGGAGCGAGCGGGCGCGGCGCGAGGTGATCCGCTTTGCCGAGCGCTTCGACTTGCCAGTGGTGACCAGCTTCCGCCGGGCCTCGCTGTTCCCCGCCGATCATCCCAACTATGCCGGCGACCTTGGCCTTGGTCCCAACCCGAAACTTGCCGCGCGCATTCGTGAGGCGGATGTGTTGCTCGTCATCGGCGGCCGACTGTCGGAGTCGCCGTCCTCGTCCTACACGCTGCTCGATATTCCCCAGCCAAAGCAGACGCTGATCCACGTCTACCCCGATCCGGAGGAGATCGGCCGCGTCTATCAGCCGGCGCTCGGTATCGTCGCCAGTCCGCACGCCTTCGCCTCGGCTTTGTCCACCGTGCACCCACCGGTCGAGATCCGCTGGTCTGCCGAGACGAAGACGGCCCGCGCCGACTTCCTCGCCTGGACCGATAAGCCCACCGTGCTGCCGGGCGAGTTCCAGTATGGCGAGGCCATGGTCTGGTTACGGGAGCACTTGCCGCCCGATACGATCATCGCCAACGGTGCCGGCAATTACGCCATCTGGGTGCATCGCTACTGGCGCTATCGCAGCTTCACCGGCCAGTTGGCGCCAACCTCGGGATCGGTTGGCTACTCCGTACCGGCCGGCGTCATGGCCAAGCGGCAATTTCCCGAGCGGCCGGTCGTGGTCTTTGCCGGCGATGGTTGCTTCCTGATGAACGGGCAAGAATTTGCAACTGCGGTGCAATACGATATTCCGGTGGTGGTGATCGTCGTTGATAACGCCATGTACGGCACCATCCGCATGCATCAGGAGCGCGAATATCCGGGCCGCGTCTCGGCCACCTCGCTGAAGAATCCTGATTTCGCGGCGCTGGCGCGCGCTTACGGTGGGCATGGCGAGACGGTACGGACCACGGCCGAATTTGCGCCGGCCTTCGAGCGGGCAATGGCCTCCGGCAAGCCGGCGATCGTCCATTGCTTCCTCGATCCGCAAGCGGTGACTCCGGCGAAAACGCTCGACCAGTTCGCCGGCCGCGCCTGA
- the dapB gene encoding 4-hydroxy-tetrahydrodipicolinate reductase yields the protein MTIRIIVAGATGWTGSAVAKAVLAADDLALTGAVARSAAGRDIGEALGGGAVGVMVVATVEEALKIGADVLVDYTSPLAVKANALAAISAGVAVVIGTSGLSADDYAEIDTAARTKNIGVFAAGNYSITATLMTKFALMAAKYVADVEVIDYASAGKPDTPSGTARELAERLSAVRQPATSKPVSELGGVRETRGGAIGAVQVHSLRLPGYVLSCEAQFGAPGERLLIRHDAGSDAAPYVAGTLLAVRHVREQAGLRRGLDLLID from the coding sequence ATGACGATCCGCATTATTGTCGCAGGGGCAACCGGCTGGACCGGGAGCGCCGTGGCCAAGGCGGTGCTCGCCGCCGATGATTTAGCTCTCACCGGCGCCGTTGCCCGTTCGGCGGCCGGTCGCGACATCGGCGAGGCATTGGGGGGTGGTGCCGTCGGTGTGATGGTCGTTGCCACGGTGGAGGAGGCGCTGAAAATTGGCGCCGACGTGCTTGTCGACTACACATCGCCGCTGGCCGTGAAAGCCAACGCGCTTGCGGCAATTTCAGCCGGCGTAGCTGTGGTGATCGGCACGTCGGGTCTTTCAGCTGACGACTATGCGGAAATCGACACCGCGGCACGGACTAAGAACATCGGTGTATTCGCCGCCGGTAACTATTCGATCACCGCTACGCTGATGACCAAGTTCGCTCTAATGGCGGCCAAATACGTCGCTGACGTCGAGGTCATCGACTACGCCTCGGCCGGCAAGCCGGACACGCCGTCCGGCACGGCGCGCGAGCTGGCCGAACGGCTCTCTGCCGTGCGACAGCCGGCCACTTCAAAGCCAGTAAGCGAACTCGGCGGCGTCCGTGAGACGCGTGGCGGTGCAATCGGCGCGGTGCAAGTGCACTCGCTGCGCCTTCCGGGTTACGTCCTTTCCTGCGAGGCACAATTCGGTGCGCCGGGCGAGCGGCTTCTCATACGCCATGATGCCGGCTCCGACGCCGCGCCCTATGTCGCCGGAACACTGCTTGCCGTACGGCACGTGCGGGAGCAAGCGGGCCTTCGGCGAGGGTTGGACCTGTTGATCGATTGA
- a CDS encoding aldehyde dehydrogenase family protein, whose product MSASSLARETADLLARLGVAEGTYMGGSLAVSSPITGERIAEVRETDEADCDAAIAAAEAAFRTWRLVPAPKRGELIRLFGLELRAAKVDLGRLVTIEAGKIVSEGLGEVQEMIDICDFAVGLSRQLYGLTVATERPSHRMMETWHPLGVVGIISAFNFPVAVWSWNAAIALVCGDTVIWKPSEKTPLTALATQALFEKAAAKAGAPAGLSAVIIGGRAIGEALVDDTRVAAVSATGSTAMGRAVAPRLAARFARAILELGGNNGAIVAPSADLDLVVRGVAFAAMGTAGQRCTTLRRLFVHDSVYDSLLPRLRKAYASVTIGDPREAGTLVGPLIDKAAYDRMQQSLQRARDDGAVLHGGERTREELGSNAFYVRPALVEMPAQTEVVATETFAPILYVMRYTDFDAALEAHNAVPQGLSSSIFTNDLREAETFLSAKGSDCGIVNVNIGPSGAEIGGAFGGEKETGGGREAGSDAWKAYMRRATNTINYGRDLPLAQGVSFDVE is encoded by the coding sequence ATGTCCGCTTCCAGTCTTGCCAGGGAAACCGCCGATCTTCTCGCCCGCCTCGGTGTCGCCGAAGGTACCTATATGGGCGGCAGCCTTGCCGTATCATCGCCCATCACCGGCGAGCGGATAGCCGAGGTGCGCGAGACCGACGAGGCCGACTGCGACGCCGCCATCGCCGCCGCGGAAGCCGCCTTCCGGACTTGGCGCTTGGTGCCGGCGCCCAAGCGCGGCGAGTTGATCCGCCTGTTCGGTCTTGAGCTGAGAGCGGCCAAAGTAGATCTCGGCCGGCTCGTCACCATCGAGGCCGGCAAGATCGTCTCCGAAGGTCTTGGCGAAGTGCAGGAGATGATCGACATCTGCGATTTCGCGGTCGGTCTCTCCCGTCAGCTCTACGGCCTCACGGTTGCGACAGAGCGCCCGAGCCATCGCATGATGGAGACTTGGCACCCGCTTGGTGTCGTCGGCATCATTTCGGCCTTTAACTTCCCGGTCGCCGTCTGGTCGTGGAATGCCGCCATCGCACTGGTCTGTGGCGACACTGTCATTTGGAAGCCGTCGGAAAAGACGCCACTCACTGCGCTGGCCACCCAGGCGCTGTTCGAGAAGGCCGCCGCCAAGGCGGGAGCGCCGGCTGGCCTGTCTGCTGTGATCATCGGTGGTAGGGCGATTGGCGAAGCGCTGGTCGACGATACCCGCGTCGCGGCCGTGTCGGCCACCGGCTCGACGGCCATGGGACGCGCCGTGGCGCCGCGTCTCGCCGCTCGCTTTGCCCGCGCCATTCTTGAACTCGGTGGCAACAACGGCGCCATCGTCGCGCCGAGCGCCGACCTTGACCTTGTGGTGCGCGGGGTTGCCTTCGCCGCTATGGGGACCGCCGGCCAACGCTGCACCACACTCAGGCGTCTGTTCGTGCACGACAGCGTCTACGACAGCCTGCTGCCTCGCCTCAGGAAGGCCTATGCCTCAGTGACGATCGGCGATCCACGCGAGGCTGGTACTCTGGTCGGGCCGCTGATCGACAAAGCCGCATATGACCGCATGCAGCAATCGCTCCAGAGGGCACGGGATGACGGCGCTGTCCTCCACGGCGGCGAACGCACTCGCGAGGAACTGGGTAGCAACGCTTTCTATGTCAGGCCGGCGCTGGTCGAGATGCCGGCACAAACCGAGGTCGTCGCGACCGAGACGTTTGCGCCAATCCTCTATGTCATGCGCTACACCGACTTCGACGCGGCGCTCGAAGCGCACAACGCGGTGCCGCAGGGTCTCTCTTCGTCGATCTTCACCAACGACCTGCGTGAGGCCGAGACCTTCCTGTCGGCCAAGGGCTCGGATTGCGGCATCGTCAACGTCAACATCGGCCCGTCCGGCGCCGAGATCGGCGGTGCCTTCGGCGGCGAGAAGGAAACCGGCGGTGGCCGCGAGGCCGGCTCCGACGCCTGGAAGGCCTACATGCGGCGTGCCACCAACACCATCAACTACGGTCGCGACCTGCCGCTGGCGCAGGGCGTCAGCTTCGACGTGGAGTAA
- a CDS encoding LysR family transcriptional regulator — translation MARDLLPSIGALVAFESAARHLSFSRAAAELHLTQGAISRQVRELETRLGLPLFERINQRVFLTDAGEAYRLEVARILAGLATATERTMASAGGAEVINLGVLPTFAARWLVPRLPLFLSDHPQVTVNFTVRNEPFSFNDVPLDAAIHFGEPTWPGAICEFLCIEEIYPVAAPGVRDRFGLGDLAAIARAPLLHQSSRPTAWADWLSAEGIATTGAYRGSRFDQFSMIAEAAVAGMGVALMPRFMIETELSSGQLVLLTKRPLDAGKAYWFVYPEARVRSRIVRSFGDWLKAEAAMPSATSASE, via the coding sequence ATGGCCCGCGATCTCCTGCCGTCGATCGGTGCGCTCGTTGCTTTCGAGAGCGCTGCCCGCCATCTCAGCTTCTCGCGCGCCGCCGCCGAACTGCACCTGACGCAAGGAGCTATCAGCCGGCAGGTCCGCGAGCTGGAAACCAGGCTCGGATTGCCGCTGTTCGAGCGGATCAATCAACGCGTTTTCCTCACCGATGCCGGCGAGGCCTATCGGTTGGAGGTCGCACGAATCCTCGCCGGTTTGGCAACGGCCACCGAGCGCACCATGGCCAGCGCCGGCGGCGCCGAGGTCATAAATCTGGGCGTACTGCCCACCTTCGCAGCGCGCTGGCTGGTCCCGCGCTTGCCGCTTTTTCTGTCCGACCATCCGCAGGTCACCGTCAACTTTACCGTCCGCAACGAGCCGTTCTCCTTCAACGACGTCCCGCTCGACGCCGCCATTCATTTTGGCGAACCGACTTGGCCAGGCGCGATCTGCGAATTCCTCTGCATCGAAGAGATCTATCCTGTGGCAGCGCCTGGCGTGCGTGACCGTTTTGGCCTCGGCGATCTTGCCGCCATTGCAAGAGCCCCACTTCTCCATCAATCGAGCCGCCCAACCGCTTGGGCCGACTGGCTCTCCGCCGAAGGCATTGCGACCACCGGCGCCTATCGCGGCTCGCGCTTCGACCAATTTTCAATGATCGCGGAAGCTGCTGTCGCCGGAATGGGCGTGGCGCTGATGCCGCGCTTCATGATCGAAACGGAATTATCGTCCGGACAGCTGGTGCTGCTGACCAAGCGACCGCTCGACGCCGGCAAGGCCTATTGGTTCGTCTATCCCGAAGCCAGGGTCCGCTCGCGGATCGTCCGCTCGTTCGGAGACTGGCTGAAGGCAGAGGCGGCGATGCCGTCCGCTACCTCAGCCTCGGAGTAA
- a CDS encoding TerD family protein: MLTLKLEKPGVAAPKLRLSLNKGARFKVTVEWHCDAGHIDDIDVHALEARNSGAGAKVAELDNVLSTYNTTRMNPGGGALATNPDGSFQTPSGGLTHSGDKRVENNSETVLIDGARLPHGVNEVPILVTVHETDHGHDGGAGDEEEAAFGDIEVCTITLTDENGRELGAYSLSDEFKDFNVVQLGSVLLGPNGWEYAAVGRGFVGNFNDVLAYFS; encoded by the coding sequence ATGCTGACGCTCAAGCTCGAAAAGCCCGGCGTCGCCGCGCCGAAGTTGCGGCTTTCACTCAATAAAGGTGCGCGCTTCAAGGTAACGGTCGAATGGCACTGTGACGCGGGCCATATCGATGACATCGATGTGCATGCCCTCGAAGCTCGCAACAGTGGGGCGGGCGCCAAGGTGGCGGAACTGGATAACGTACTGTCCACTTACAACACCACGCGGATGAATCCCGGCGGCGGCGCGCTCGCAACCAATCCGGACGGCTCTTTCCAGACGCCGAGCGGCGGCCTGACCCACAGCGGCGACAAGCGCGTCGAAAATAACAGCGAGACGGTTCTGATCGATGGAGCGCGACTCCCTCACGGCGTCAATGAGGTTCCGATCCTGGTTACGGTGCACGAGACCGATCATGGTCACGACGGAGGAGCCGGGGACGAGGAGGAAGCGGCTTTCGGCGACATCGAAGTCTGCACAATCACGCTGACCGATGAAAACGGGCGCGAGCTTGGCGCATACTCGCTGTCAGACGAATTCAAGGATTTCAACGTCGTCCAACTCGGCAGCGTTCTTCTGGGACCGAATGGTTGGGAGTATGCGGCGGTGGGTCGCGGCTTTGTCGGCAACTTCAACGACGTTCTCGCCTACTTCTCCTGA